The following coding sequences are from one Streptomyces dengpaensis window:
- the sigJ gene encoding RNA polymerase sigma factor SigJ, producing the protein MNDDELLADRFEQHRGQPRAVAYRMLGSLAEADDAVQETWLKLSRTDADAIQNLGGWLTTVVGRVCLDMLRSRAARREEPIDETFVPDPVIRPLSQIDPEQEVLQADSVGLALLVVLETLEPAERLVFVLHDMFAVPFDDIAPIVERSSAATRQLASRARRRVQGATPSADPDLGRQRQVLDAFLAASRGGDFEALVALLHPDVVLRVDSGALVRGAAASKVVHGAKAVAEQAFTFRQFAQVARLALVNGALGVVTAPEGRPVSVTAVTIADGRITGMYILSDPERLERLALPLGED; encoded by the coding sequence ATGAACGACGACGAACTGCTCGCCGACCGCTTCGAGCAGCACCGTGGGCAGCCGCGGGCCGTGGCCTATCGGATGCTGGGCTCGCTGGCCGAGGCGGACGACGCCGTGCAGGAGACCTGGCTGAAGCTGAGCCGGACCGACGCGGACGCCATCCAGAACCTCGGCGGCTGGCTCACCACGGTGGTGGGCCGGGTCTGCCTGGACATGCTGCGCTCGCGCGCCGCGCGCCGCGAGGAGCCGATCGACGAGACCTTCGTCCCGGACCCGGTGATCCGGCCCCTGTCGCAGATCGACCCCGAACAGGAGGTGCTCCAGGCGGACTCGGTCGGCCTTGCCCTGCTCGTGGTCCTGGAGACGCTGGAGCCCGCCGAGCGGCTGGTGTTCGTCCTGCACGACATGTTCGCGGTGCCGTTCGACGACATCGCGCCGATCGTGGAACGCAGTTCGGCGGCGACCCGGCAGCTGGCCAGCCGGGCCCGCCGCAGGGTCCAGGGGGCCACCCCGTCGGCCGATCCCGACCTCGGCCGGCAGCGCCAGGTGCTCGACGCCTTCCTGGCCGCCTCCCGCGGCGGCGACTTCGAGGCACTCGTCGCCCTGCTCCACCCGGACGTGGTGCTGCGCGTCGACTCGGGTGCCCTGGTGCGCGGAGCGGCCGCGTCCAAGGTGGTGCACGGGGCGAAGGCGGTGGCCGAACAGGCCTTTACGTTCCGGCAGTTCGCTCAGGTCGCACGGCTCGCGCTGGTCAACGGCGCGCTGGGTGTCGTCACCGCACCCGAGGGCCGGCCGGTGTCGGTCACGGCCGTCACGATCGCCGACGGCCGGATCACCGGCATGTACATCCTGTCCGACCCCGAGCGCCTCGAGCGTCTCGCCCTGCCCTTGGGGGAGGACTGA
- a CDS encoding PIG-L deacetylase family protein, which yields MSEPTISQLQPMPGDWQRALAVVAHPDDLEYGCSAAVAAWTDAGREVAYVLATRGEAGIDTLEPAQCGPLREREQRASAAAVGVSAVEFLGHQDGVIEYGTALRRDIAAAIRRHRPELVITLNHRDTWGGVGWNTPDHIAVGRATLDAAADAGNRWIFPELTERGLAPWNGVRWVAVAGSSTPTHAVDARPGLERAVRSLLEHRTYIEALTSEDPETYVREFLTATATTTGERFGGAPAVAFELFAR from the coding sequence ATGAGCGAGCCGACGATCAGCCAGCTCCAGCCGATGCCCGGCGACTGGCAGCGCGCCCTCGCCGTGGTGGCCCACCCGGACGACCTGGAGTACGGCTGCTCGGCGGCGGTCGCGGCCTGGACCGACGCGGGTCGCGAGGTCGCCTACGTCCTCGCGACCCGCGGCGAGGCGGGCATCGACACCCTGGAGCCCGCCCAGTGCGGCCCACTGCGCGAGCGCGAGCAGCGGGCGAGCGCGGCGGCCGTGGGCGTCTCGGCCGTGGAGTTCCTCGGCCACCAGGACGGGGTGATCGAGTACGGCACCGCCCTGCGCCGCGACATCGCCGCCGCGATCCGCCGCCACCGCCCCGAACTGGTCATCACCCTCAACCACCGGGACACCTGGGGCGGCGTCGGATGGAACACCCCCGACCACATCGCCGTCGGCCGCGCCACCCTGGACGCGGCCGCGGACGCCGGCAACCGCTGGATCTTCCCCGAACTCACCGAGCGGGGACTGGCGCCGTGGAACGGCGTCCGCTGGGTCGCCGTCGCGGGCTCGAGCACCCCGACCCACGCGGTGGACGCAAGGCCCGGCCTGGAGCGCGCGGTGCGCTCCCTCCTCGAACACCGCACCTACATCGAGGCGTTGACGAGCGAGGACCCGGAGACGTACGTACGGGAATTCCTGACCGCGACCGCCACGACCACCGGCGAGCGCTTCGGCGGGGCGCCGGCGGTGGCGTTCGAACTCTTCGCCCGTTAG
- a CDS encoding alpha/beta fold hydrolase — MTLSYRQPGVVLTDHHFTVPLDHDDPTGESIELFAREVVASDKAHQDLPWLVYLQGGPGFGANRFIGKQAWLGRAVQEFRVLLLDQRGTGHSTPANRQTLPLRGGPHEQADYLTHFRADSIVRDCEAIRPGLTGGAPWTVLGQSFGGFCTVHYLSTAPEGLRTAVITGGLPSLDAHADDVYRAAYPRIERKVAAHYARYPQDVDRARQIAEYLLQHEPVLNGGYRLTVEAFQSLGIVLGGGEGSHRLHYLLEEAFVRTAHGTALSDAFQEDVQSLLSYAGHPLYALVHEACYAQGGPPTAWSAERVRAEFPQFDAAKALADDGPLLFTGESVHPWTFETDPALRPLRETAEELAARTDWRPLYDPARLAANEVPVAAAVYHDDMYVDTEHALRTARAVQGLRTWVTDEFEHDGVRAGGPRVLDRLLALARDEA, encoded by the coding sequence TTGACTCTCAGCTACCGCCAGCCCGGTGTCGTCCTCACCGACCACCACTTCACCGTGCCCCTCGACCACGACGACCCGACGGGAGAGAGCATCGAACTGTTCGCCCGCGAGGTCGTCGCGAGCGACAAGGCACACCAGGACCTTCCCTGGCTGGTCTATCTCCAAGGCGGCCCCGGCTTCGGCGCCAACCGCTTCATCGGCAAGCAGGCCTGGCTCGGCCGCGCGGTGCAGGAGTTCCGGGTGCTGCTCCTCGACCAGCGCGGCACCGGCCACTCCACCCCGGCCAACCGGCAGACCCTCCCGCTGCGCGGCGGCCCACACGAACAGGCCGACTACCTCACCCACTTCCGCGCCGACTCCATCGTGCGCGACTGCGAGGCCATCCGTCCCGGGCTGACCGGCGGCGCCCCCTGGACCGTACTCGGCCAGAGCTTCGGCGGCTTCTGCACGGTGCACTACCTGTCCACCGCGCCGGAGGGCCTGCGCACCGCGGTCATCACCGGTGGCCTGCCCTCCCTCGACGCGCACGCGGACGACGTCTACCGGGCCGCGTACCCGCGCATCGAGCGCAAGGTCGCCGCGCACTACGCGCGCTACCCGCAGGACGTCGACCGGGCCCGCCAGATCGCGGAGTACCTCCTCCAGCACGAGCCGGTCCTGAACGGCGGCTACCGCCTGACCGTCGAGGCCTTCCAGTCGCTCGGCATCGTCCTCGGCGGCGGCGAGGGCAGCCACCGGCTGCACTACCTCCTGGAGGAGGCCTTCGTCCGCACCGCGCACGGCACGGCCCTCTCCGACGCCTTCCAGGAGGACGTCCAGAGCCTGCTCTCGTACGCGGGGCACCCCCTGTACGCGCTCGTCCACGAGGCCTGCTACGCCCAGGGCGGTCCCCCCACCGCCTGGTCCGCCGAGCGGGTGCGCGCCGAGTTCCCGCAGTTCGACGCGGCCAAGGCCCTCGCGGACGACGGACCGCTGCTGTTCACCGGCGAGTCCGTGCACCCCTGGACGTTCGAGACCGACCCGGCGCTGCGCCCCCTGCGCGAGACCGCCGAGGAACTGGCCGCCCGCACCGACTGGCGGCCGCTGTACGACCCCGCCCGGCTCGCCGCCAACGAGGTGCCGGTCGCCGCGGCGGTCTACCACGACGACATGTACGTCGACACCGAGCACGCCCTGCGCACCGCACGCGCCGTCCAGGGCCTGCGCACCTGGGTGACCGACGAGTTCGAGCACGACGGTGTACGGGCCGGCGGGCCGCGCGTCCTGGATCGCCTGCTCGCGCTGGCGCGCGACGAGGCCTGA
- a CDS encoding LacI family DNA-binding transcriptional regulator, whose translation MAQSVGIKDVARAAGVSVGTVSNVINRPDTVASETRARVLSAIDRLGYVRSESARQLRAGRSRIMGLLVLDMGNPFFVDVARGAERAARETGLGVMVCNSAQSASEEADYLSLFAEQRVRGVLLTPTDASGRNIEAFRRNGIPFVLVDRVAEGTTECSVSVDDVSGGALAVRHLVDAGHRSIAYVSGPPGLNQVRDRRTGALNALAEAGLGPECLRELPTERLDVAAGRDAGARLLGLAERPTAVFCANDLLALGVLQGMYAAGVGVPDDLAIVGYDDIEFAAAAAVPLTSVRQPAVAMGALAAELLLEEIRAETAPTRHEHQRLVLQPELVVRRSSLPAR comes from the coding sequence ATGGCCCAGTCGGTGGGTATCAAGGACGTCGCCCGTGCCGCCGGAGTCTCCGTCGGCACGGTCTCGAACGTGATCAACCGCCCCGACACGGTCGCCTCCGAGACCCGGGCGCGCGTGCTGTCGGCGATCGACCGGCTCGGTTACGTCCGCAGCGAGTCCGCGCGTCAGCTGCGGGCCGGCCGCAGCCGGATCATGGGCCTGCTCGTCCTCGACATGGGCAACCCGTTCTTCGTGGACGTGGCGCGCGGCGCCGAGCGCGCCGCACGGGAGACCGGGCTCGGCGTGATGGTCTGCAACAGCGCGCAGAGCGCGAGCGAGGAGGCCGACTATCTGTCGCTCTTCGCCGAGCAGCGGGTGCGCGGCGTGCTCCTGACGCCCACCGACGCGAGTGGCCGCAACATCGAGGCGTTCCGCCGCAACGGCATCCCGTTCGTGCTGGTCGACCGGGTCGCCGAGGGCACCACCGAGTGCTCGGTCTCGGTCGACGACGTGTCGGGCGGCGCGCTGGCCGTACGGCATCTCGTGGACGCCGGTCACCGTTCCATCGCGTACGTCAGCGGGCCGCCCGGACTGAACCAGGTCAGGGACCGCCGGACGGGCGCCCTGAACGCCCTGGCCGAGGCGGGGCTCGGCCCGGAGTGCCTGCGCGAGCTGCCCACCGAGCGCCTCGACGTGGCCGCGGGGCGCGACGCCGGGGCCCGGCTCCTGGGCCTCGCCGAGCGCCCCACCGCCGTGTTCTGCGCCAACGACCTGCTCGCGCTCGGCGTCCTGCAGGGCATGTACGCGGCGGGCGTCGGCGTCCCGGACGACCTGGCGATCGTCGGCTACGACGACATCGAGTTCGCGGCCGCCGCCGCCGTCCCGCTCACCTCCGTACGGCAGCCCGCCGTGGCCATGGGCGCCCTGGCCGCCGAGCTGCTCCTGGAGGAGATCAGGGCGGAGACCGCACCCACGCGGCACGAGCACCAGCGGCTCGTCCTCCAGCCGGAGCTGGTGGTGCGCCGCTCCAGCCTGCCGGCGCGCTGA
- a CDS encoding L-rhamnose mutarotase, whose protein sequence is MQRVCFLLKVRADRLDEYRERHAAVWPEKLEALSATGWHNYSLFLREDGLLVAYLETEDFAAAQAGLAATGINARWQAETAPFFESLDGAGPDDAMKPLTEVFHLA, encoded by the coding sequence ATGCAGCGCGTGTGCTTTCTGCTGAAGGTCCGTGCGGACCGCCTCGACGAGTACCGCGAGCGGCACGCCGCCGTGTGGCCCGAGAAGCTCGAAGCGCTCTCGGCCACCGGCTGGCACAACTACTCGCTCTTCCTGCGCGAGGACGGCCTGCTGGTCGCCTACTTGGAGACCGAGGACTTCGCGGCCGCACAGGCCGGCCTGGCGGCCACCGGCATCAATGCCCGCTGGCAGGCGGAGACGGCGCCGTTCTTCGAGTCACTGGACGGCGCCGGACCCGACGACGCCATGAAGCCCCTCACCGAAGTCTTCCACCTCGCCTGA
- the rhaS gene encoding rhamnose ABC transporter substrate-binding protein translates to MRKSSIRRTCAALAAVTSLALAATACGGTTKNDVKNSGGSGAAVGKADPNAATKKGLTVGFLPKQVNNPYFTSADKGGEKALKELGSTYKEVGPSSATDTSGQVSYVNTLTQQQVDAMAVSAQDPGALCTALKQAMTNKIKVVTYDSDTKTDCRNAFVSQASAEDLGRTEVQLLAEQIGYKGEIAILSAAQTATNQNTWIDFMKDELKDPKYKDIKLVKVAYGNDDAQQSFQQTQGLLQEHPNLKGIISPTTVGIKAAAQYLSGSKYKGKVKLTGLGTPNDMRKYVKNGTVEAFELWDPAKLGELAARTAVALSSGQITGKEGETFKAGDMGSFTIGKDGVINLGKPTVFDAKNIDQFDF, encoded by the coding sequence ATGCGCAAGTCATCCATCCGCCGTACCTGCGCGGCCCTCGCCGCCGTCACCTCGCTCGCCCTGGCCGCCACCGCGTGCGGCGGCACCACCAAGAACGACGTCAAGAACTCGGGTGGTTCGGGCGCCGCCGTCGGCAAGGCCGACCCGAACGCCGCCACCAAGAAGGGCCTGACCGTCGGCTTCCTGCCCAAGCAGGTCAACAACCCGTACTTCACCTCCGCCGACAAGGGCGGCGAGAAGGCCCTCAAGGAACTGGGCTCCACCTACAAGGAGGTCGGCCCCAGCAGCGCCACCGACACCAGCGGCCAGGTGAGTTACGTCAACACGCTCACCCAGCAGCAGGTCGACGCGATGGCGGTCTCCGCGCAGGACCCGGGCGCCCTGTGCACCGCGCTCAAGCAGGCCATGACGAACAAGATCAAGGTCGTCACCTACGACTCCGACACCAAGACCGACTGCCGCAACGCCTTCGTCTCGCAGGCCAGCGCCGAGGACCTGGGCCGCACCGAGGTGCAGCTGCTCGCCGAACAGATCGGCTACAAGGGCGAGATCGCGATCCTGTCCGCCGCGCAGACCGCGACGAACCAGAACACCTGGATCGACTTCATGAAGGACGAGCTGAAGGACCCGAAGTACAAGGACATCAAGCTGGTCAAGGTCGCGTACGGCAACGACGACGCCCAGCAGTCCTTCCAGCAGACGCAGGGCCTGCTCCAGGAGCACCCGAACCTCAAGGGGATCATCTCCCCGACCACCGTCGGCATCAAGGCGGCGGCCCAGTACCTGTCCGGCTCCAAGTACAAGGGCAAGGTCAAGCTGACGGGCCTGGGCACCCCCAACGACATGCGCAAGTACGTCAAGAACGGCACCGTCGAGGCCTTCGAGCTGTGGGACCCGGCGAAGCTGGGCGAGCTGGCCGCGCGGACCGCCGTGGCGCTGTCCTCCGGACAGATCACCGGCAAGGAGGGCGAGACCTTCAAGGCCGGTGACATGGGCTCCTTCACCATCGGCAAGGACGGCGTGATCAACCTGGGCAAGCCGACCGTCTTCGACGCGAAGAACATCGACCAGTTCGACTTCTAG
- a CDS encoding ABC transporter permease, translated as MADSPLARAVRWDTAVGALLIVLLLFSFGFVDGFGNALNLSFLIGNTLPIALIALPMTLLVVSGEIDLSVASTAGLSGAVMGALWNQGMPIETIIPLCLLLGAVCGLVNGLLVTRLGLPSLAVTIGTLAAYRGIAQIVLGQDSVTDFPTQYLDFAAGRIGITFIPQAFLPFLVLLAIAVVVLHATPFGRSAFATGANEEAARFAGIRVKRQKLILFVATDFMASLTGVFWALHYASARYDNATGLELSVVAAVLLGGIDFDGGKGTLGGAIAGVFLLGALQNVMSLLNVSAQSQIVVTGVLLVVSVLGPRAARQISVARAGRSAA; from the coding sequence ATGGCTGACTCGCCCCTCGCGCGCGCCGTCCGCTGGGACACGGCCGTCGGCGCCCTCCTCATCGTCCTGCTGCTGTTCTCCTTCGGGTTCGTGGACGGCTTCGGCAACGCCCTCAACCTGTCGTTCCTGATCGGCAACACCCTGCCGATCGCGTTGATCGCCCTGCCGATGACCCTGCTGGTGGTGTCCGGTGAGATCGACCTCTCGGTCGCGTCCACGGCCGGGCTGTCCGGTGCGGTGATGGGCGCCCTGTGGAACCAGGGCATGCCGATCGAGACGATCATCCCGCTGTGCCTGCTGCTCGGGGCTGTGTGCGGGCTCGTCAACGGCCTGCTGGTGACCCGGCTCGGGCTGCCGTCCCTCGCCGTCACCATCGGTACGCTCGCCGCCTACCGGGGCATCGCGCAGATCGTGCTCGGCCAGGACTCGGTGACCGATTTCCCCACCCAGTACCTGGACTTCGCGGCCGGACGCATCGGGATCACCTTCATTCCGCAGGCCTTCCTGCCCTTCCTGGTGCTGCTGGCCATCGCGGTGGTGGTCCTGCACGCCACCCCGTTCGGACGTTCGGCCTTCGCGACCGGCGCCAACGAGGAGGCCGCGCGGTTCGCCGGCATCCGCGTCAAGCGGCAGAAACTGATCCTCTTCGTCGCCACCGACTTCATGGCTTCGCTGACCGGCGTCTTCTGGGCACTGCACTACGCCAGCGCCCGCTACGACAACGCCACGGGGCTCGAACTCTCGGTCGTCGCCGCCGTGTTGCTCGGGGGCATCGACTTCGACGGCGGCAAGGGCACGCTCGGCGGCGCGATCGCGGGCGTCTTCCTGCTCGGCGCGCTGCAGAACGTGATGAGCCTCCTGAACGTCTCCGCACAGTCGCAGATCGTCGTCACCGGCGTGCTGCTCGTCGTCTCCGTGCTCGGCCCCCGGGCCGCGCGGCAGATCTCCGTGGCGAGGGCGGGCCGCAGCGCCGCGTAA
- a CDS encoding bifunctional aldolase/short-chain dehydrogenase, protein MAPHPEAAALLARSHRLGADPRNTNYAGGNASAKGTDTDPVTGGDVELMWVKGSGGDLGTLTESGLAVLRLDRLLALKDVYPGVEREDEMVAAFDYCLHGKGGAAPSIDTAMHGLVDVAHVDHLHPDSGIALACAADGEKLTADCFGGRVVWVPWRRPGFQLGLDIAAVKEASPQAIGCVLGGHGITAWGATAEECERNSLHIIRTAEAFLAERGKAEQFGPVVEGYAALPEADRRERAAALAPYVRAIASQDKPQVGHFTDADVVLDFLARAEHPRLAALGTSCPDHFLRTKVRPLVLDMPAAAPPEDAIERLKELHAEYREEYAAYYRRHAVPGSPAMRGADPAIVLVPGVGMFSFGKDKQTARVAGEFYVNAINVMRGAEAVSTYAPIEESEKFRIEYWALEEAKLQRMPRPRPLATRVALVTGAGSGIGKAIAERLVAEGACVVVADLNAENAAQVASALGGPDKAVAVTVDVTSEEQIAEAFKAAVLAFGGVDLVVNNAGISISKPLLETTAKDWDLQHDIMARGSFLVSREAARVMIAQGRGGDIVYVASKNAVFAGPNNIAYSATKADQAHQVRLLAAELGEHGIRVNGVSPDGVVRGSGIFAGGWGAQRAATYGIEEEKLGEFYAQRTILKREVLPEHVANAVFALTGGDLTHTTGLHVPVDAGVAAAFLR, encoded by the coding sequence ATGGCACCCCATCCCGAAGCCGCCGCTCTGCTGGCCCGTTCTCATCGGCTCGGCGCCGATCCCCGTAACACCAACTACGCGGGCGGCAACGCGTCCGCGAAGGGCACCGACACCGATCCCGTGACCGGGGGCGACGTCGAATTGATGTGGGTCAAGGGGTCCGGCGGCGATCTCGGTACGCTCACCGAGTCGGGGCTGGCCGTCCTGCGGCTGGACCGGCTGCTGGCGCTGAAGGACGTCTACCCGGGTGTCGAGCGCGAGGACGAGATGGTCGCCGCGTTCGACTACTGCCTGCATGGCAAGGGAGGTGCCGCCCCGTCCATCGACACTGCGATGCACGGCCTGGTGGACGTGGCGCACGTCGACCACCTCCACCCCGACTCGGGCATCGCGCTCGCCTGCGCGGCCGACGGGGAGAAGCTGACCGCCGACTGCTTCGGCGGCCGTGTGGTGTGGGTGCCCTGGCGCCGCCCCGGTTTCCAGCTCGGCCTGGACATCGCGGCCGTCAAGGAGGCCAGCCCGCAGGCCATCGGGTGCGTGCTCGGCGGCCATGGCATCACGGCGTGGGGCGCCACCGCCGAGGAGTGCGAGCGCAACTCGCTGCACATCATCCGCACAGCCGAGGCCTTCCTCGCCGAGCGCGGGAAGGCGGAGCAGTTCGGGCCGGTCGTCGAGGGGTATGCGGCCCTGCCCGAGGCGGACCGCCGTGAACGGGCCGCCGCTCTGGCGCCCTACGTCCGGGCCATCGCCTCCCAGGACAAGCCGCAGGTCGGCCACTTCACCGACGCGGACGTCGTCCTGGACTTCCTCGCCCGCGCCGAGCACCCGCGTCTCGCCGCGCTCGGCACCTCGTGCCCTGACCACTTCCTGCGTACGAAGGTCAGGCCGCTCGTCCTCGATATGCCGGCGGCGGCTCCTCCGGAGGACGCGATCGAGCGCCTCAAGGAGCTGCACGCCGAGTACCGCGAGGAGTACGCCGCCTACTACCGGCGGCACGCCGTGCCCGGCTCCCCCGCGATGCGCGGCGCGGACCCGGCGATCGTGCTCGTGCCCGGCGTCGGCATGTTCTCCTTCGGCAAGGACAAGCAGACCGCGCGGGTGGCCGGCGAGTTCTACGTCAACGCGATCAACGTGATGCGGGGCGCCGAGGCCGTCTCGACGTACGCGCCGATCGAGGAGTCGGAGAAGTTCCGCATCGAGTACTGGGCCTTGGAGGAGGCCAAGCTCCAGCGGATGCCGAGGCCCAGGCCGCTGGCGACGCGGGTGGCGCTGGTGACGGGCGCGGGCAGCGGCATCGGCAAGGCGATCGCCGAGCGGCTGGTGGCCGAGGGCGCGTGTGTCGTGGTCGCGGACCTCAACGCGGAGAACGCGGCCCAGGTCGCCTCGGCGCTCGGCGGCCCCGACAAGGCCGTCGCCGTCACCGTCGACGTGACCTCCGAGGAGCAGATCGCCGAGGCGTTCAAGGCGGCGGTGCTGGCCTTCGGCGGCGTCGACCTGGTGGTCAACAACGCGGGCATCTCCATCTCCAAGCCCCTGTTGGAGACCACCGCGAAGGACTGGGACCTCCAGCACGACATCATGGCCCGCGGCTCCTTCCTCGTCTCGCGCGAGGCGGCCCGGGTGATGATCGCGCAGGGCCGTGGCGGCGACATCGTCTACGTCGCCTCCAAGAACGCGGTCTTCGCCGGACCGAACAACATCGCGTACTCCGCGACCAAGGCCGATCAGGCTCATCAAGTACGGCTGCTGGCAGCCGAGTTGGGCGAGCACGGGATCCGGGTCAACGGCGTCAGCCCCGACGGGGTGGTCCGCGGATCGGGGATCTTCGCGGGCGGCTGGGGAGCGCAGCGGGCGGCGACCTACGGCATCGAGGAGGAGAAGCTCGGCGAGTTCTACGCCCAGCGGACCATCCTCAAGCGGGAGGTGCTGCCGGAGCACGTCGCGAACGCCGTGTTCGCCCTGACGGGTGGGGACTTGACGCACACCACCGGACTCCACGTCCCGGTCGACGCCGGCGTCGCCGCCGCCTTCCTGCGATGA